Proteins encoded within one genomic window of Leptospira stimsonii:
- a CDS encoding SprT-like domain-containing protein yields MILAFEKQKSKTSANEVEKILERKVSEFLDVRGGKILQGKKVRYKFYPYANLGSAIRISPGILEFKIHSSYAKSDSLEAVVELLLYKLLKLPIPETIEEKIQNFYELHSKEKSERKKRRKKIESSDSKNAILKEMLHRINETYLGIDLSDIEIYWGKGSSRTRLGHFDPSHRMIVINPILGRQVVPDFVLEYIVFHELLHVYIPATRKNGKNVIHGKEFRSLERKYPDYLRANQWLKSKYHQSINL; encoded by the coding sequence TTGATTTTGGCTTTTGAAAAACAAAAATCAAAAACCTCCGCTAACGAAGTGGAGAAAATTCTAGAACGAAAGGTCTCCGAATTTCTGGATGTTCGCGGTGGGAAAATTTTACAAGGGAAAAAAGTTCGCTATAAATTCTATCCTTACGCGAACTTAGGAAGTGCAATCCGAATTTCTCCCGGAATCTTGGAATTCAAAATTCATTCTTCCTATGCAAAATCGGATTCTTTGGAAGCGGTTGTGGAACTACTACTTTACAAGCTTCTAAAACTTCCCATTCCGGAAACGATCGAAGAAAAAATTCAGAACTTTTACGAACTTCACTCCAAAGAGAAATCGGAAAGAAAAAAACGAAGAAAAAAGATAGAATCCTCCGATTCGAAGAATGCGATTTTAAAGGAAATGCTTCATCGGATCAACGAAACCTATCTTGGGATCGACCTCTCTGATATCGAAATCTACTGGGGAAAAGGGAGTTCGAGGACAAGGCTTGGACATTTTGATCCATCGCATAGAATGATCGTAATCAATCCGATTCTGGGAAGACAGGTGGTGCCCGACTTTGTTCTGGAATATATCGTTTTTCACGAGCTTTTGCACGTCTACATTCCTGCGACGAGAAAGAATGGAAAAAATGTCATCCACGGAAAAGAATTTCGATCTCTGGAACGAAAATATCCCGACTACCTAAGGGCTAATCAATGGCTCAAATCGAAATACCACCAATCCATAAATCTCTAA
- a CDS encoding ATP-dependent helicase: protein MSWKEELNSAQLEAVLTQDGPVLVLAGAGTGKTKTIISRLAQLVSSGIPASSILLLTFTRKAAREMILRASSLGDARCSEVQGGTFHSFCSSVLRRFAPALGLSSDFTILDESDTLDVFQFLRGERDFAKTKTRFPSNETLVGIHSEIQNTGRILTDILEKDYPSFIQRSKDIVQIFEDYKVYKKERSLLDYDDLLFFTRDLLANYSGVRSALSERYRFVMVDEFQDTNKIQAHIACLLAAEHRNLMVVGDDAQCIYTFRGATVRGILDFPKIFDNTKTIFLEKNYRSTPAILNLANSVLQNFSEKYEKFLFTENENGPLPSVLQFTDELEEAEGIAEILLQKKEEGIPFHRMSVLFRAGWNSNQLELVLAKRNIPFVKFGGRKFIETAHIKDLLAFLKLLINPLDSVSWIRVLKLIPGIGNAKSNEILEKVRSSSGKMDALQEEKNPSLQKFLSPLFYLYQKHSESKAEVKTITSDFIDYYRVLLEKNYDDWKRRSEDLDSVLGFSLKYFSLSDFLSDLTMDHASLSLDKIHPDSAENDQLNLSTVHSAKGLEFDVVFVLNATEGSFPSSRNTDTEEERRLFYVAITRARKELYLTRPSLAQSRSGPYYTKLSRFLSEIQSPEKVYELKLISAKSASKTDPGSDSISESGKPVSESFSKIQNYFGS from the coding sequence ATGTCCTGGAAGGAAGAATTAAACTCAGCTCAATTGGAAGCTGTCCTTACCCAGGACGGACCGGTGCTCGTTCTAGCGGGTGCCGGAACCGGTAAAACCAAGACCATCATCAGCAGACTCGCCCAGCTTGTCTCTTCCGGAATTCCCGCTTCCTCTATTCTACTTCTTACATTCACGCGAAAAGCGGCAAGAGAAATGATCCTTAGAGCTTCTTCTTTGGGTGACGCTCGTTGCTCCGAAGTTCAGGGTGGAACCTTTCATTCGTTTTGTAGTTCCGTTCTTAGGAGATTCGCACCTGCTCTCGGTCTTTCCTCCGATTTTACAATCTTGGATGAGTCGGATACGTTAGACGTCTTTCAATTTCTAAGAGGCGAAAGAGACTTTGCGAAAACAAAAACTCGTTTTCCATCGAACGAAACCTTAGTCGGAATCCACAGTGAAATCCAAAATACGGGAAGAATATTAACGGATATATTAGAGAAGGATTACCCATCTTTTATCCAAAGATCCAAAGATATCGTCCAAATCTTCGAAGATTACAAGGTCTACAAAAAGGAAAGGTCCCTCCTTGACTATGACGATCTCCTCTTTTTCACACGGGATCTTCTCGCAAATTATTCCGGGGTTCGCTCCGCGCTTTCGGAACGATATCGATTTGTCATGGTCGACGAATTCCAGGATACGAATAAAATACAGGCGCATATCGCCTGCCTTCTCGCGGCGGAACATCGAAATCTGATGGTAGTCGGAGACGACGCTCAATGTATCTATACGTTTCGGGGTGCTACTGTTCGAGGAATATTAGATTTTCCTAAAATTTTCGACAATACAAAGACCATTTTTTTGGAAAAAAATTACAGAAGTACTCCGGCGATTCTAAACCTAGCCAACTCGGTGCTCCAAAACTTTTCGGAAAAATACGAAAAATTCCTGTTTACCGAAAATGAAAACGGCCCTCTGCCTTCTGTTCTCCAATTTACGGACGAACTCGAGGAGGCGGAAGGAATCGCGGAAATTCTCCTTCAAAAAAAAGAGGAAGGAATTCCGTTTCATAGGATGAGCGTGCTTTTTCGAGCGGGTTGGAATTCGAACCAACTGGAACTTGTATTAGCAAAACGGAATATTCCTTTCGTAAAATTCGGGGGTCGAAAATTCATAGAAACAGCCCATATCAAGGACCTCCTTGCGTTTTTAAAACTTTTGATCAATCCTCTGGATTCTGTATCTTGGATTCGGGTTTTAAAACTGATTCCCGGAATTGGAAACGCAAAATCGAACGAAATTTTGGAGAAGGTTCGCAGTTCCTCCGGAAAAATGGACGCGCTTCAAGAGGAAAAAAATCCGAGCTTACAAAAATTTCTTTCCCCTCTCTTTTATCTCTATCAAAAACATTCGGAATCCAAAGCGGAAGTGAAAACGATCACATCGGATTTCATAGATTACTATCGAGTTTTATTGGAAAAAAACTACGACGATTGGAAACGAAGATCGGAAGATTTGGATTCGGTCCTCGGTTTCTCCCTTAAATACTTTTCGTTATCCGACTTCCTTTCGGATCTAACGATGGATCACGCTTCACTCAGTTTGGATAAGATTCATCCGGACAGCGCGGAAAACGATCAGCTAAATCTTTCGACGGTCCATTCCGCAAAAGGATTGGAGTTCGACGTGGTTTTCGTATTGAATGCCACCGAAGGTTCGTTTCCTTCGAGTAGAAACACGGACACGGAAGAAGAAAGAAGACTCTTTTACGTCGCGATCACACGGGCTCGAAAAGAACTCTATCTCACAAGACCATCCTTGGCGCAGTCCAGGTCCGGTCCATATTATACGAAGTTATCCCGTTTCCTCAGCGAAATTCAGTCCCCCGAAAAAGTCTACGAGCTCAAATTGATTTCCGCAAAGTCGGCTTCAAAAACGGATCCTGGATCCGATTCCATTTCGGAATCAGGGAAACCTGTTTCGGAATCTTTTTCTAAAATTCAGAATTATTTCGGAAGTTGA
- a CDS encoding FKBP-type peptidyl-prolyl cis-trans isomerase yields MKTRVITFHYTLHDTEGNLIDSSEGKSPLSYLEGVGHIISGLEDEMKKMSAGEKKRINVEAENAYGLKDPDLIFDVPRSQFPPNEDLQVGMMFQTDEPDKVFTITELQDESVIVDGNHPLAGINLVFDVELTEIREATDEEVSHGHVHGEGGHHHH; encoded by the coding sequence ATGAAAACTAGAGTGATTACTTTCCATTACACCCTTCATGACACTGAAGGCAATCTGATCGATTCTTCCGAGGGAAAGTCACCCCTTTCTTATCTGGAGGGAGTTGGTCATATCATTTCGGGACTGGAAGACGAAATGAAAAAGATGTCTGCAGGGGAGAAAAAAAGAATCAACGTAGAAGCGGAAAATGCGTACGGCTTGAAAGACCCGGATTTGATTTTTGACGTTCCAAGGTCTCAGTTCCCTCCGAATGAAGACTTGCAAGTTGGAATGATGTTTCAAACAGACGAACCGGACAAAGTTTTTACGATCACGGAGCTCCAAGATGAATCCGTCATTGTGGACGGAAACCATCCTCTCGCCGGAATCAATCTTGTGTTCGATGTGGAGCTCACTGAAATCAGAGAAGCAACCGACGAGGAAGTTTCTCACGGACACGTTCATGGAGAAGGTGGACATCACCACCATTAG
- a CDS encoding LIC14007 family protein, with translation MKIYSGAFTSPKVEQPPLFVTKNGLKRKISVQEPQKVVEKSLAYSLEKNVLLISYTLLLDHTGDTRIAESTYLRFSERFRETFTQDSWFFLSNRIETFLKENEQSKLDFQYESEF, from the coding sequence ATGAAAATTTATTCGGGCGCATTTACTTCTCCAAAGGTGGAACAACCTCCTTTGTTCGTTACCAAGAACGGACTCAAGAGAAAAATCTCCGTCCAAGAACCGCAAAAGGTCGTAGAAAAATCCCTGGCATATAGTCTTGAAAAAAACGTTCTTCTGATTTCGTACACACTTCTCTTAGATCATACCGGCGACACAAGAATCGCTGAGAGTACCTACTTACGTTTCTCCGAAAGATTTAGGGAAACATTTACGCAAGATTCCTGGTTTTTTCTTTCCAATCGAATCGAAACCTTCCTGAAAGAAAACGAACAATCCAAATTGGATTTTCAGTATGAATCGGAATTCTAA
- a CDS encoding SpoIIE family protein phosphatase, translated as MYPTFIHILIILFVFSCESELKQVPETKQNSLLDLSGPWELEPLPEGASFKPSLEKSKVRHTVSVPSNLIEWSQSPKGSILLRKVITKKKEDPFFQSLCLGKISDGASVFWNGTELREELFSSYQKSTPQGYDRIRIYSIPQEIVVEENTIEVLIRPYFDYEFGILSGPISIGTSVTIWREYFLSEIGGLLLFSSFLLIGGFFLFLSLREKRKNENFYFGLFLLFFSVYQISLSQFKYFLGMEILYFKKIEYTFLAFLFPIFCRFLSAFLRKSVGRIQLFFEIASLALCISFWFLQNVSVLDWCNRILHQSLWLGYVGISIRLLFPNLKKQKESRRILFGILFLLVCVFIDILSERGNFSVIRLSGFGVCGFLFFLTLILADKFVGMKEKLRSWNRTLEEAIRKRTKELTLSFQEIRTLKEQQDGDYFLITLLFQPFLSRNLRTEFSEIEVHRKQYKQFHFKNRRYEIGGDVVLNEPVFISGLEYQVLINADAMGKSLQGASGALVFCSIVKSFLQTPDYEFRSPENWLFLLYKNLQAVFESFDGSMFVSSILSLYRQETGDLFFLNCEHPPIVLLRNQSAGYLSEEFILRKIGFPDSDLPVRVRHFRVLPEDKILYGSDGREDLFLSVDSDPKQKQKTSSPELFLTAVQKPVPTLEVLEERIRTIGELSDDLSFLRIQRPTEEAEKDPFQESTLFERKGKEAIQNGEWLKATSFYSKASTRNPADLSLAKRALLLAKKTQNFKLTRLFSEKLLLREEGIFLKNPSRVNLSPLPESSGRKSAECDIQGIKKAS; from the coding sequence TTGTATCCAACATTCATCCACATTCTCATCATTCTTTTCGTATTTTCTTGCGAATCGGAACTTAAACAGGTTCCTGAAACCAAACAAAATTCCCTACTCGATCTTTCGGGACCTTGGGAGCTCGAACCTTTACCGGAAGGAGCGTCATTCAAACCTTCTTTAGAAAAATCGAAGGTTCGCCATACGGTTTCCGTTCCTTCCAATCTCATAGAATGGAGCCAATCGCCGAAAGGGAGCATTCTGCTTCGAAAGGTCATCACTAAAAAGAAAGAGGATCCATTCTTTCAAAGTCTTTGTCTTGGAAAAATTTCGGACGGAGCCAGTGTCTTTTGGAACGGAACCGAGTTGAGAGAGGAGCTATTTTCCTCCTATCAAAAATCGACTCCGCAAGGTTACGATCGAATTCGAATCTATTCGATTCCTCAAGAAATCGTAGTCGAAGAGAATACAATCGAGGTCTTGATTAGACCCTACTTCGATTACGAATTTGGTATTCTTTCGGGTCCGATCTCAATCGGAACTTCCGTCACAATTTGGAGGGAATATTTTCTTTCGGAGATCGGCGGGCTTCTTTTGTTCTCATCCTTTCTTCTGATCGGAGGTTTTTTTCTTTTTCTTTCTCTTCGGGAAAAGAGAAAGAATGAAAACTTCTATTTCGGACTCTTTCTCCTTTTCTTTTCGGTTTATCAAATTTCTCTTAGCCAATTCAAGTATTTTCTCGGGATGGAAATCCTCTATTTTAAGAAAATTGAATATACTTTTTTGGCGTTCCTGTTTCCTATTTTTTGTCGATTTCTTTCTGCCTTTCTTAGGAAATCCGTCGGTCGTATCCAATTGTTTTTTGAGATCGCTTCCTTAGCACTTTGTATTTCGTTTTGGTTTTTGCAAAACGTTTCGGTTTTAGATTGGTGCAACAGAATTCTTCATCAATCGCTCTGGCTCGGCTACGTGGGAATTTCGATCAGGTTACTTTTTCCCAACTTAAAAAAACAAAAGGAATCCAGAAGAATTCTTTTCGGAATTCTTTTTCTTCTCGTTTGTGTTTTCATCGATATCCTTTCCGAAAGAGGAAACTTTTCCGTGATACGGCTTTCCGGTTTCGGCGTCTGCGGATTTCTTTTCTTTCTGACTTTGATTCTTGCGGATAAGTTTGTAGGAATGAAGGAAAAACTCCGCTCTTGGAATCGAACATTGGAAGAAGCGATTCGCAAACGTACAAAGGAACTTACTCTGAGCTTTCAGGAAATTCGGACTCTAAAAGAACAACAAGACGGAGATTACTTTTTGATTACTCTTCTATTTCAACCGTTTCTTTCCCGAAATCTTCGAACCGAATTTTCAGAAATCGAAGTCCATCGGAAACAATACAAACAATTTCATTTTAAGAATCGTCGTTACGAAATCGGCGGGGACGTCGTTTTGAACGAACCCGTTTTTATCTCCGGTTTGGAATATCAGGTTTTGATCAACGCGGATGCAATGGGAAAATCGCTTCAAGGAGCCAGTGGTGCACTGGTCTTTTGTTCCATCGTAAAGAGTTTTCTACAAACGCCCGATTACGAATTTCGAAGTCCTGAGAATTGGCTCTTTCTTCTCTATAAAAACCTTCAGGCGGTATTCGAATCATTCGACGGGAGTATGTTCGTCTCTTCCATTCTTTCCCTCTATAGACAGGAAACCGGAGATCTATTTTTTCTGAACTGCGAACATCCGCCGATCGTCCTCCTTCGAAATCAGAGCGCGGGTTATCTATCCGAAGAATTCATCCTTCGAAAGATTGGCTTTCCGGATTCGGATCTTCCGGTCCGAGTTCGACATTTCAGAGTTCTTCCCGAGGACAAGATTCTCTATGGTTCGGACGGGCGGGAGGATTTGTTTCTTTCCGTCGATTCCGATCCGAAACAAAAACAAAAGACTTCTTCTCCTGAACTTTTTTTGACTGCCGTTCAAAAACCGGTTCCAACCTTAGAAGTTCTGGAAGAAAGAATTCGAACTATCGGAGAACTTTCCGACGACCTGAGTTTTCTCAGAATTCAAAGACCGACCGAAGAAGCTGAAAAAGACCCTTTTCAGGAAAGTACCCTGTTCGAGAGAAAAGGAAAAGAAGCGATTCAAAATGGAGAATGGCTGAAGGCGACTTCTTTCTACTCCAAGGCCTCCACTCGAAACCCCGCTGATCTTTCTCTGGCGAAACGGGCTCTCCTATTGGCAAAAAAGACTCAGAATTTCAAACTCACCCGACTCTTTTCGGAAAAGCTCTTGCTTCGAGAGGAAGGGATATTCTTGAAAAATCCGAGTCGTGTCAATCTCTCGCCTCTTCCCGAATCATCAGGGAGAAAAAGTGCCGAATGTGATATTCAGGGAATAAAAAAGGCATCTTAA
- a CDS encoding FAD-dependent oxidoreductase: MKYSEIFQPIQVGSITLPHRVIMGSMHLGLEGMPMTAERMIAFYGRRFDGGACFITTGGISVNQEGKGSNIFFNFQKEEDCKELSIVANALKPKGVFCAQLFHAGRYAYHRELVAPSALRAPINRFLPKALTEEEAWRTIEDFGDSALKAREVGFSAIEIMGSEGYLVNQFFSPVTNQREDFFGGTPEKRMNFAIEVMKNVRKKVGKDYPVVYRMSGIDLIPGNPTFEEVVTLAEKLKEHGADALNIGIGWHESRIPTISMLVPRGAWAKISGKIKERVKDIPIIASNRVNMPETMSRILKNHEADILSMARPFLADPEILNKIKVDQEERVNTCIACNQACLDHTFKEQMVSCLVNPSANRELEISKLKNADKKHVVVIGSGPGGLESARISAIRGHKVTVLEASDKIGGQLNLAAQIPGKSEFFETIRYFKNELKNLGVEIQYGHKATLDSILALKPDAVIFATGVKPREFSLPGIEKKKTASYADYLSGKFTPGKKVAVIGGGGIGVDVAHKLTEEEAPTIDSYFHRYNVLSYTKAQIQPEKSDRKVSIFRRSGKIGSGLGATTAWALLQELETKEVKFYTSLSYKEVTDQGLVIETKKDGPLTIECDSIILCAGQLSEVSLYEEFKSKVPNVPTFLIGGAKDASGIDAKRAMLEGFEAALTIGVN, translated from the coding sequence ATGAAATATTCAGAAATTTTTCAACCGATTCAAGTCGGTTCGATCACCCTTCCGCACCGCGTCATCATGGGATCCATGCACTTAGGACTGGAAGGAATGCCAATGACCGCAGAGAGAATGATCGCATTCTACGGAAGAAGGTTCGACGGAGGCGCTTGTTTTATTACAACCGGAGGAATCTCCGTCAACCAGGAAGGAAAAGGATCGAATATTTTTTTCAATTTTCAAAAGGAAGAAGATTGCAAAGAGCTTTCAATCGTCGCAAACGCACTCAAACCGAAAGGTGTTTTTTGCGCTCAACTCTTTCACGCCGGAAGATACGCCTATCACAGGGAACTCGTCGCTCCATCCGCACTTCGCGCTCCGATCAACCGATTCCTACCGAAAGCTCTCACAGAAGAAGAAGCGTGGAGAACCATCGAAGATTTTGGAGATTCAGCACTCAAAGCCAGAGAAGTCGGATTTAGCGCCATCGAAATCATGGGGAGCGAAGGCTACCTCGTAAACCAATTCTTCTCACCGGTTACCAATCAGAGAGAAGATTTTTTCGGCGGAACTCCTGAGAAGAGAATGAACTTTGCGATCGAAGTGATGAAGAATGTTCGTAAGAAAGTGGGAAAGGATTATCCAGTTGTCTATCGAATGTCCGGGATCGATCTGATTCCAGGCAATCCAACGTTTGAAGAAGTGGTCACACTCGCCGAAAAACTCAAAGAACACGGCGCCGACGCATTGAACATCGGAATCGGTTGGCACGAATCGAGAATTCCGACGATTTCAATGCTCGTACCGAGGGGCGCTTGGGCCAAAATATCCGGAAAGATCAAAGAAAGGGTCAAAGATATTCCTATCATCGCTTCCAATCGAGTCAATATGCCGGAAACGATGTCTCGAATTCTTAAAAATCACGAAGCGGATATCCTAAGTATGGCACGTCCCTTTCTAGCGGATCCGGAAATTCTCAATAAGATCAAAGTAGATCAAGAAGAAAGAGTCAATACTTGTATCGCCTGCAACCAAGCCTGTTTGGACCATACCTTCAAGGAACAAATGGTTTCTTGTCTCGTAAACCCGTCCGCGAATCGCGAATTAGAAATCAGCAAATTAAAAAACGCGGATAAAAAACATGTAGTCGTTATCGGTTCCGGTCCGGGCGGTCTCGAATCTGCAAGAATCAGCGCGATCCGCGGACATAAGGTAACCGTTTTGGAAGCTTCCGACAAGATCGGCGGACAACTCAATCTTGCCGCACAAATTCCTGGAAAATCGGAATTCTTCGAAACGATCCGTTATTTTAAGAACGAGCTCAAAAACCTCGGTGTGGAAATTCAATATGGACACAAAGCAACGTTAGACAGCATTCTCGCGCTCAAACCCGACGCGGTCATCTTTGCGACGGGCGTCAAACCGAGAGAATTCTCCTTACCAGGGATAGAAAAAAAGAAAACCGCTTCTTATGCGGATTATCTTTCCGGGAAATTCACACCGGGTAAAAAAGTCGCGGTCATCGGAGGCGGTGGAATCGGAGTCGACGTCGCGCACAAACTCACGGAAGAAGAAGCTCCTACAATCGATTCCTACTTTCACAGATACAATGTCCTTTCCTATACGAAGGCACAGATTCAACCGGAGAAGTCGGACCGAAAGGTTTCCATTTTTCGAAGATCAGGAAAGATCGGTTCCGGTCTCGGAGCAACCACTGCTTGGGCGCTTCTTCAAGAATTGGAAACAAAGGAAGTTAAATTCTACACTTCGCTTAGTTATAAGGAAGTAACGGACCAAGGTCTCGTGATAGAAACAAAAAAAGACGGACCCCTAACGATCGAGTGCGACTCTATCATTCTCTGTGCGGGACAATTGAGCGAGGTTTCCCTTTACGAAGAGTTCAAAAGTAAAGTTCCGAACGTTCCGACCTTTCTGATCGGAGGAGCAAAAGACGCTTCCGGAATCGATGCAAAACGCGCCATGTTGGAAGGATTTGAAGCGGCTCTCACGATCGGAGTTAACTAA
- a CDS encoding DUF1564 domain-containing protein, translating into MELLSFHSQRKIESALIEGAMGTDSILIPLSHWNELGIEERRILSRKLPHLLRRYTKFVASMKRLHWRAGKIKYNRGKGKMKKMSIRVNTGAWAMLGALAAAHGVSRCYLFNYLLWLEEVGVGDSIVETVNQGVPRFHGSYRMIWTLNLEKNLISRELDFEPNPLIGFSPVLSPQSSS; encoded by the coding sequence ATGGAACTTCTTTCTTTTCATTCTCAGAGAAAAATTGAATCTGCGCTTATCGAAGGAGCAATGGGTACGGATTCGATTTTGATTCCCCTTTCCCATTGGAATGAGTTGGGCATAGAAGAAAGGAGGATTCTTTCCAGGAAACTTCCTCATCTCTTAAGGAGATATACGAAATTTGTGGCTTCTATGAAGAGACTTCATTGGAGGGCAGGAAAGATTAAATACAATCGGGGAAAAGGAAAGATGAAGAAGATGAGTATTCGTGTGAATACGGGAGCTTGGGCTATGTTGGGGGCTTTGGCGGCCGCGCATGGAGTTTCGCGCTGTTATTTGTTTAATTATTTGCTCTGGTTAGAAGAGGTTGGAGTGGGGGACTCTATTGTAGAAACTGTAAACCAAGGAGTTCCTAGGTTTCATGGATCTTACAGGATGATATGGACTTTAAATTTAGAGAAAAATCTCATTTCCAGAGAACTCGACTTCGAACCAAATCCTCTCATCGGTTTTTCTCCTGTCTTATCGCCTCAAAGTTCTTCCTAA
- a CDS encoding 2-isopropylmalate synthase, which translates to MATEDQKDYVRIFDTTLRDGEQCPGAAMTENEKLEIAAQLATMKVDIIEAGFPVSSPVQFQAVERIARETQGPIIAALARAMRADIESAYKALQPAKRRRIHTFIASSPIHMKFKLGKEPKEVLKMAMEAVTLCKEFVEDVEFSPEDATRSEPEFLRELCEAVIEAGATTINIPDTVGYTTPEEYGNLFKFLITNVRGAENVIFSAHCHNDLGLATANSLAAVQNGARQIECTINGIGERAGNTAMEEVVMAMRTRKDTLGIQTRIKTEEIARASYLVKTITGMLVQPNKAIVGANAFAHESGIHQDGVIKHRETYEIMKPETVGLSSNRMVLGRHSGRAGFKDRIVKLGFSPQTEELEAAYQRFLEIADRKKEIYDEDIRALFSDETRKSTGDRYQLEGFTVSTGTKSTPTAGVRISVDGHIREESATGDGPVDAIYKAIQKTTGMNPEVSRLVISPVTEGQDAMAEASVTLEYKGERVVGKGSSTDIIEACSRAYISALNRL; encoded by the coding sequence ATGGCAACAGAAGATCAGAAAGATTACGTTCGAATTTTTGATACAACTCTTCGGGACGGAGAACAATGTCCTGGAGCCGCGATGACAGAAAATGAAAAACTCGAGATCGCCGCACAACTCGCGACTATGAAAGTCGATATCATTGAAGCGGGTTTTCCCGTTTCCTCCCCCGTTCAATTCCAAGCGGTGGAAAGAATCGCAAGAGAAACACAAGGACCGATCATCGCCGCACTCGCAAGAGCTATGAGAGCCGATATCGAATCCGCATACAAAGCTCTTCAACCCGCAAAGAGAAGAAGAATTCATACGTTCATCGCATCGTCTCCGATTCATATGAAATTCAAACTGGGAAAAGAACCCAAAGAAGTTTTGAAGATGGCGATGGAAGCCGTAACCCTTTGCAAAGAATTCGTAGAAGACGTAGAATTTTCCCCGGAAGACGCGACCAGGAGTGAACCGGAATTCTTAAGAGAACTCTGTGAAGCTGTGATCGAAGCCGGCGCAACGACCATCAACATTCCGGATACGGTCGGTTATACGACCCCGGAAGAATACGGAAATCTTTTCAAATTCCTAATTACGAATGTTCGAGGTGCGGAGAACGTAATTTTCTCCGCTCACTGCCACAACGATCTTGGACTCGCGACGGCGAATTCCTTAGCCGCAGTCCAAAACGGGGCTCGTCAGATCGAATGTACTATCAACGGAATTGGGGAAAGAGCCGGAAACACCGCGATGGAAGAAGTCGTGATGGCGATGAGAACTCGGAAGGACACTTTAGGAATTCAGACAAGAATCAAGACGGAAGAAATTGCAAGGGCATCTTACCTCGTAAAGACGATCACGGGAATGCTCGTTCAACCGAACAAAGCAATTGTCGGCGCAAATGCTTTCGCGCACGAATCGGGGATTCACCAAGACGGCGTGATCAAACACAGAGAAACCTACGAGATCATGAAACCCGAAACGGTGGGACTTTCTTCGAATCGAATGGTCTTAGGAAGACACAGCGGAAGAGCCGGTTTCAAAGATAGAATTGTGAAACTCGGTTTTTCTCCACAAACGGAAGAATTGGAAGCCGCTTATCAGAGATTCTTAGAAATTGCGGATCGAAAAAAAGAAATCTACGACGAAGACATTCGCGCCCTGTTTTCAGATGAAACAAGGAAGTCCACGGGGGATCGTTATCAACTGGAAGGATTTACGGTTTCTACGGGAACAAAGAGTACGCCGACCGCAGGCGTGAGAATCTCGGTCGACGGTCATATTCGAGAAGAATCTGCAACCGGAGACGGCCCTGTGGACGCGATCTACAAAGCGATACAGAAAACCACGGGAATGAATCCGGAAGTCTCCAGACTCGTGATTTCTCCGGTTACCGAGGGTCAGGATGCGATGGCAGAAGCTTCCGTAACTCTGGAGTACAAGGGTGAGAGAGTTGTTGGAAAAGGAAGTTCTACGGATATCATCGAGGCTTGTTCGAGAGCGTATATTTCGGCCCTCAATCGTCTTTAG